In Corynebacterium afermentans subsp. afermentans, a genomic segment contains:
- a CDS encoding DUF3515 domain-containing protein, producing MGSTAHNAQFNRTTIYVSLGLAVALVLGVLVGARVFFNRVALQPVAMTQLPAPEASSAECTSLIDALPSTLANLKRAELAEPAPEGAAAWHASSTERITLRCGVDAPAQYTPYAQTEDIEGARWLRVNDATPGSTLTTWFTVDRSPVLAVTADTQQLRDGTAPVSGIDTAALTGPAPEQRPAPLADLAAGDSSKCDSLLAAAPESIAEGYTRVDAVSEQTVAWSAAGQDAIVLRCGVADPANYGPGARLDQINGVPWFEDVKLANGTTASTWYAMGRDVQVAASLPQAESNEAITNLTNLIAEHTAQA from the coding sequence ATGGGTTCCACGGCGCATAATGCTCAATTTAACCGCACCACCATCTACGTCAGTCTTGGGCTGGCGGTGGCGCTGGTGCTCGGCGTGCTCGTCGGCGCTCGCGTGTTTTTCAACCGCGTTGCGTTGCAGCCGGTGGCGATGACGCAGCTGCCTGCGCCCGAGGCGTCTTCCGCGGAGTGCACATCGCTTATCGACGCCCTCCCGTCCACCCTCGCAAACCTCAAACGCGCCGAACTGGCCGAGCCCGCCCCCGAGGGCGCCGCCGCGTGGCATGCCTCCTCCACCGAGCGCATCACCCTGCGCTGCGGCGTGGACGCGCCCGCGCAGTACACCCCGTACGCGCAGACCGAGGACATCGAAGGAGCCCGCTGGCTGCGCGTCAACGACGCCACCCCCGGCTCCACCCTGACCACCTGGTTCACTGTGGACCGCTCCCCCGTCCTCGCCGTCACCGCCGATACGCAGCAGCTTCGCGACGGCACCGCCCCCGTCTCCGGCATCGACACCGCCGCGCTGACCGGCCCCGCCCCCGAGCAGCGCCCCGCCCCGCTCGCCGACCTCGCCGCCGGCGATTCCAGCAAGTGCGACAGCCTGCTCGCCGCGGCCCCCGAATCCATCGCCGAGGGCTACACCCGCGTCGACGCCGTGAGTGAGCAGACCGTGGCCTGGTCCGCCGCAGGCCAGGACGCGATCGTGCTGCGCTGCGGAGTCGCCGACCCGGCCAACTACGGCCCGGGCGCGCGTTTGGACCAGATCAACGGCGTGCCCTGGTTCGAGGACGTGAAGCTGGCCAACGGCACCACCGCCTCCACCTGGTACGCGATGGGCCGCGACGTGCAGGTGGCGGCGTCGTTGCCACAGGCGGAGAGCAACGAGGCGATCACGAACCTGACCAACCTCATCGCCGAGCACACCGCGCAGGCGTAG
- a CDS encoding NUDIX hydrolase yields the protein MPNDDRQLHEQDKDTRGEMFLTGRLQEIPNHPQSEFKRTTLAAGAVLWRGDLAQPDSLEVACIHRPHYDDWSLAKGKLDPDESLVQTAVREIKEETGFDVRLGKLLGKTVYPVKKTTKVVYYWTGEVTGGEFEPNDEVDEIRWLPLDDACELMTYDLDRQVLQKAKKRFATPATARVLYVRHARAHEREKWSGDDNLRPLDKKGRRQSEMLVPLLSAFSPGRIYSAAPERCQTTVAPLADELGIDVAVDARFGDEAWLSDMVGAQRAFTEVIEQGGTSVVCAQGDVIPGMIAWLSAQGTLPIDTEIRAKKGSVWVLSFNEGQLTGADYVPSALPVL from the coding sequence ATGCCAAATGACGACCGCCAACTGCACGAGCAGGACAAGGACACGCGCGGCGAGATGTTTCTCACCGGGCGCCTGCAGGAAATCCCCAACCACCCGCAAAGCGAGTTCAAGCGCACCACGCTTGCCGCCGGCGCGGTGCTGTGGCGCGGTGACCTGGCTCAACCTGACTCGCTGGAGGTGGCGTGCATCCACCGCCCGCACTACGACGACTGGTCTTTAGCCAAGGGCAAGCTGGACCCGGACGAGTCCCTGGTGCAGACCGCGGTGCGCGAGATCAAGGAAGAAACCGGCTTCGACGTGCGCCTGGGCAAGCTTTTGGGCAAGACGGTCTACCCGGTGAAGAAGACCACGAAGGTGGTCTACTACTGGACCGGCGAGGTCACCGGCGGCGAGTTCGAGCCCAACGACGAGGTGGACGAGATCCGCTGGCTGCCTCTCGACGACGCCTGCGAGCTGATGACCTACGACCTGGACCGACAGGTGCTGCAAAAGGCAAAGAAGCGCTTCGCCACCCCGGCCACCGCGCGCGTGCTGTACGTGCGCCACGCCCGCGCGCACGAGCGTGAGAAGTGGTCCGGCGACGACAACCTGCGCCCGTTGGACAAGAAGGGCCGCCGCCAATCCGAGATGCTGGTCCCGCTACTCAGCGCATTCTCCCCGGGGCGGATCTACTCCGCGGCACCGGAGCGTTGCCAGACCACCGTCGCCCCGCTTGCGGACGAGCTGGGCATCGACGTGGCCGTAGATGCGCGCTTCGGCGACGAGGCATGGCTGTCCGACATGGTCGGCGCGCAGCGCGCCTTCACCGAGGTGATTGAGCAGGGCGGCACCTCCGTGGTCTGTGCCCAGGGCGATGTCATCCCGGGCATGATCGCCTGGCTGTCCGCGCAGGGCACCCTGCCCATCGACACCGAGATCCGCGCGAAGAAGGGCTCCGTGTGGGTGCTGAGCTTTAACGAGGGCCAGCTCACCGGCGCCGATTACGTCCCGTCCGCACTGCCGGTGCTGTAG
- the leuD gene encoding 3-isopropylmalate dehydratase small subunit, which translates to MEKFTTHTGVAVPLTRSNVDTDQIIPARYLKRVTRTGFEDGLFSNWRENEPGFVLNQDAYKNGSVLFAGPDFGTGSSREHAVWALMDYGFRAVFSPRFADIFRGNSGKAGLLAANLPENDIELIWKHLEQHPGEAATVSLEDRTVTVGDNTFVFEVDDYTRWRLMEGLDDIGLTLRGEDDIEAFEAQRPAFKPAVR; encoded by the coding sequence ATGGAGAAGTTCACCACCCACACCGGTGTCGCCGTGCCGCTGACGCGCTCGAACGTGGACACCGACCAGATTATTCCGGCGCGCTACCTCAAGCGCGTGACCCGCACCGGCTTCGAGGACGGCCTGTTCTCCAACTGGCGCGAAAACGAACCCGGATTTGTGCTTAACCAGGACGCGTACAAAAACGGATCCGTGCTCTTCGCCGGGCCCGACTTCGGCACCGGCTCTTCGCGCGAGCACGCCGTGTGGGCGCTGATGGACTACGGCTTCCGCGCCGTGTTTAGCCCCCGCTTCGCCGACATCTTCCGCGGCAACTCCGGCAAGGCAGGACTGCTCGCCGCGAACCTGCCCGAAAACGACATCGAACTGATCTGGAAGCACTTAGAGCAGCACCCGGGAGAGGCCGCCACCGTGTCGCTGGAAGACCGCACGGTCACCGTCGGCGACAACACCTTCGTCTTCGAGGTGGACGACTACACCCGCTGGCGCCTGATGGAAGGCCTCGACGATATTGGCCTGACGCTTCGCGGCGAAGACGATATCGAGGCCTTCGAAGCACAACGGCCGGCGTTCAAGCCGGCCGTGCGATAA
- the leuC gene encoding 3-isopropylmalate dehydratase large subunit, whose translation MAETPLTLAEKVWRDHVVKQGENGEPDLIFIDFQLLHEVTSPQAFEGLRLAGRKMRHPELHLATEDHNVPTEGIVSGELLEILEPTSRTQVATLRKNCEEFGVTLHPMGDVKQGIVHTVGPQLGITQPGMTIVCGDSHTSTHGAFGSIAMGIGTSEVEHVMATQTLPLKPFKTMAVEVTGELQEGVTAKDLILAIIAKIGTGGGQGHIIEYRGEAIEKMSMEARMTICNMSIEAGARAGMVAPDQKTFDYVEGREYAPKGADWGAAVEYWKTLPTDEGAKFDTVVEIDGAALTPFVTWGTNPGQGLPLGERVPDPEDFTDETSKQAAAKALNYMDLTPGTPLRDIAIDTVFLGSCTNARIEDLRAAAEVVKGRSIAENTRMLVVPSSTLVKQQAEQEGMDKVFTDFGAEWRTAGCSMCLGMNPDQLKPGERSASTSNRNFEGRQGPGGRTHLVSPLVAAATAVTGHLASPADL comes from the coding sequence ATGGCGGAGACACCGTTGACGTTGGCGGAGAAGGTGTGGCGCGACCACGTGGTCAAGCAGGGCGAGAACGGCGAGCCCGACCTCATCTTCATCGATTTCCAGCTCCTGCACGAAGTCACCTCACCGCAGGCGTTTGAGGGGCTGCGCTTGGCAGGCCGCAAGATGCGGCATCCGGAGCTGCACCTGGCCACCGAAGACCACAACGTGCCCACCGAAGGGATCGTCTCCGGCGAGCTGCTCGAAATTTTGGAGCCGACCTCTCGCACCCAGGTGGCCACGCTGCGCAAGAACTGCGAGGAATTCGGTGTCACCCTGCACCCGATGGGTGACGTCAAGCAAGGCATCGTGCACACCGTCGGCCCGCAGCTGGGCATCACCCAGCCGGGCATGACCATCGTGTGCGGCGACTCGCACACCTCCACCCACGGCGCGTTCGGCTCCATTGCCATGGGCATCGGCACCTCCGAGGTGGAGCACGTCATGGCCACCCAGACCCTGCCGCTGAAGCCGTTTAAGACCATGGCCGTCGAGGTCACCGGTGAACTGCAGGAAGGCGTCACCGCGAAAGACTTGATCCTGGCGATCATCGCCAAGATCGGCACAGGCGGCGGCCAAGGCCACATTATCGAGTACCGCGGCGAGGCCATCGAGAAGATGTCCATGGAAGCACGCATGACCATCTGCAACATGTCCATCGAGGCGGGTGCGCGAGCCGGCATGGTCGCGCCCGACCAGAAGACCTTCGATTACGTCGAAGGCCGCGAGTACGCACCAAAGGGCGCCGACTGGGGCGCCGCGGTGGAGTACTGGAAGACGCTGCCCACCGACGAGGGCGCCAAGTTCGACACCGTGGTGGAGATCGACGGCGCAGCGCTCACCCCGTTTGTCACCTGGGGCACCAACCCCGGCCAGGGCCTGCCGCTGGGGGAGCGAGTGCCGGATCCGGAGGACTTCACCGACGAGACCTCGAAGCAGGCCGCCGCCAAGGCGCTCAACTACATGGACCTGACCCCGGGCACGCCGCTGCGCGACATCGCCATTGACACCGTGTTCTTAGGCTCGTGCACCAACGCCCGCATCGAGGACCTGCGCGCCGCCGCCGAGGTGGTCAAGGGCCGCTCCATCGCGGAAAACACCCGCATGCTGGTGGTGCCCAGCTCCACGCTGGTCAAACAGCAAGCGGAGCAGGAAGGCATGGACAAGGTCTTCACGGACTTCGGCGCCGAGTGGCGCACTGCCGGGTGCTCGATGTGCCTGGGCATGAACCCGGATCAGCTGAAACCGGGGGAGCGGAGTGCGTCGACAAGCAACCGCAACTTCGAAGGACGCCAAGGACCCGGCGGGCGCACCCACCTTGTCTCCCCGCTGGTCGCCGCGGCGACCGCTGTCACCGGCCACCTCGCTAGTCCCGCCGACCTGTAA
- a CDS encoding thiamine-phosphate kinase, producing the protein MIETGFPTGGPTLGELGEREVIALIRAQAPSPLNGDDAAVLTQAAPNSRVVASTDMLVQDRHFTAQTTTPYLLGRKAALQNFADIEAMGARPIAALMAVSAHPDTPAKVLEELAHGVGEMASDYACELVGGDVTGGDYLVVSVTAMGALGGNRPPLTLDGARPGHRVIAHGRIGYSAAGLALLQAGVDIPPQLEPLVAAHQVPELTPGRGVVARAAGACSMTDNSDGLIRDITQLAAASGVGIDLASNALAPDQLLVQAGTLLGVDPWEWVLGGGEDHTLIGTIEGSAPVGFRSIGAVTKKQGVRIDGSSPATDTGWESF; encoded by the coding sequence GTGATCGAGACAGGCTTTCCCACCGGCGGGCCGACACTGGGCGAGCTCGGCGAGCGCGAAGTCATCGCGCTCATCCGCGCCCAGGCACCGTCCCCGCTCAACGGCGACGACGCCGCGGTGCTCACCCAAGCGGCACCGAATTCGCGTGTGGTGGCCAGCACCGACATGCTCGTGCAGGACCGCCACTTCACCGCGCAGACCACCACGCCGTACCTGCTGGGGCGCAAAGCGGCGCTGCAGAACTTCGCGGACATCGAGGCGATGGGGGCGCGCCCGATCGCGGCGTTGATGGCGGTCTCCGCGCACCCGGATACCCCGGCGAAAGTGCTGGAGGAGCTCGCGCACGGTGTGGGCGAGATGGCGTCGGACTACGCCTGCGAGCTGGTCGGTGGCGACGTCACGGGCGGCGACTACCTGGTGGTGTCCGTCACCGCCATGGGCGCGCTCGGCGGCAACCGCCCGCCGCTGACCCTGGACGGGGCCCGCCCGGGTCACCGCGTGATCGCACATGGGCGCATCGGGTACTCCGCGGCGGGGCTGGCGCTGCTGCAGGCTGGCGTGGACATCCCGCCCCAGCTAGAGCCGCTGGTCGCCGCGCACCAGGTGCCGGAGCTCACCCCGGGCCGCGGCGTGGTGGCGCGCGCGGCGGGGGCGTGCTCTATGACCGACAACTCGGATGGGCTGATCCGGGACATCACCCAGCTTGCGGCCGCGTCGGGTGTGGGCATCGACCTTGCGTCCAACGCGCTCGCCCCCGACCAGCTGTTGGTTCAGGCCGGCACGCTGCTCGGCGTGGACCCCTGGGAGTGGGTGCTTGGCGGCGGGGAGGACCACACGCTCATCGGCACCATCGAAGGCTCCGCGCCGGTGGGCTTCCGCTCCATAGGCGCGGTGACCAAGAAGCAAGGCGTGCGTATCGACGGCTCCTCACCCGCCACCGACACCGGATGGGAGAGTTTCTGA
- a CDS encoding YbjN domain-containing protein yields the protein MTSPTPTAFPPVTQERIASTLEAMDLKYFREDGGECRTAFPGLVVFFEVEREGFKATSRWMAVVDQPEDVEKLREFANLMNRTLPLVRVHPVLRQDGTAIAIMEAPFFSGDGFADTQLREMCEYFFSAIHHVAGQLRETFPGLEESFNDGAKEA from the coding sequence ATGACTTCCCCCACCCCCACCGCCTTCCCGCCGGTGACGCAGGAACGCATCGCGTCCACCTTGGAAGCGATGGATCTGAAGTACTTCCGCGAAGACGGCGGCGAGTGCCGCACCGCCTTTCCCGGCCTGGTGGTCTTCTTCGAGGTCGAACGCGAGGGTTTCAAGGCCACGTCCAGGTGGATGGCGGTTGTGGATCAACCGGAGGACGTCGAGAAGCTTCGCGAGTTCGCGAACCTGATGAACCGCACCCTGCCGCTGGTGCGCGTGCACCCGGTGCTGCGCCAAGATGGCACCGCCATCGCGATCATGGAGGCGCCGTTCTTCTCCGGCGACGGCTTCGCTGACACGCAGCTGCGCGAGATGTGCGAGTACTTCTTCTCCGCCATCCACCACGTGGCCGGCCAGCTGCGCGAGACCTTCCCGGGCCTCGAAGAATCCTTCAACGACGGCGCTAAGGAGGCGTAA
- a CDS encoding NAD(P)H-dependent glycerol-3-phosphate dehydrogenase produces the protein MVNVAVLGAGSWGTTLAKVFADAGNPVSLWARREELARTIQDTRENPDYLPGIELPAAIQATSKAAEALENAAIVVFGVPSQTMRDNLTRWAPHLPSDATLVSISKGVESGTHLRMSEIIAEVTGVENERIAVLTGPNLSREVAEEQPAATVIACADENRAKLVQAACATSYLRPYTNTDVVGCEIGGATKNVIALACGMAAGQGLGDNTQATLITRGLAEITRLGAALGADARTFAGLAGMGDLVATCASPLSRNRTFGAALGGGATMDEARAATKGQVAEGVVSSRSIFQLAEEHSVEMPITQGVFSVCHEGMKVADVIAALMGRSKKAE, from the coding sequence ATGGTCAACGTGGCAGTACTGGGCGCCGGTTCCTGGGGGACCACCCTTGCCAAAGTGTTCGCGGACGCGGGCAACCCCGTGAGCCTGTGGGCACGGCGCGAGGAGCTCGCACGCACAATCCAGGACACCCGGGAAAACCCCGACTACCTGCCCGGCATCGAACTCCCGGCGGCGATTCAGGCCACCTCGAAGGCCGCCGAGGCGCTGGAGAACGCGGCGATAGTCGTCTTCGGCGTGCCCAGCCAGACCATGCGAGATAACCTCACCCGCTGGGCGCCGCACTTGCCTAGCGACGCCACGCTGGTGTCCATCTCCAAAGGCGTCGAATCCGGCACACACTTGCGCATGAGCGAAATCATCGCGGAAGTCACCGGGGTAGAAAACGAGCGGATCGCGGTGCTGACCGGGCCGAACCTCTCGCGGGAGGTCGCCGAGGAACAGCCGGCCGCGACCGTGATCGCCTGCGCCGACGAAAACCGCGCCAAGCTGGTCCAGGCTGCGTGCGCCACCAGCTACCTGCGCCCGTACACCAACACGGACGTGGTGGGCTGCGAGATCGGCGGCGCCACCAAAAACGTCATCGCGCTCGCCTGCGGCATGGCCGCCGGCCAGGGGTTGGGAGACAACACCCAGGCCACCCTGATCACCCGCGGCCTGGCGGAGATCACCCGACTCGGCGCGGCGCTCGGGGCGGACGCACGAACCTTCGCCGGCCTTGCGGGCATGGGGGATCTGGTGGCCACCTGCGCCTCCCCGCTGTCGCGCAACCGCACGTTCGGCGCCGCGCTGGGAGGGGGCGCCACGATGGACGAGGCCCGCGCCGCCACCAAAGGCCAGGTCGCGGAGGGTGTGGTGTCCTCGCGCAGCATCTTCCAGCTCGCGGAGGAGCACTCCGTGGAGATGCCGATTACCCAGGGCGTGTTTTCGGTGTGCCACGAGGGCATGAAGGTCGCGGACGTCATCGCCGCGCTGATGGGTCGCAGCAAGAAAGCGGAGTAG
- a CDS encoding D-alanine--D-alanine ligase family protein, translating into MIRIAVLYGGMSTEHSISCISADSVMSHMPAEYEVVPIGITQEGVWVEGVANPAQGAELPVVKPGREVALSLNPQRKGLLYDVTSGETITTIDAVFPVLHGKYGEDGTVQGMLEMAGVPYVGPGVLASACGMDKEYTKKLVAAAGIPVTREVILDGARELTEAERSHLGLPVFVKPANGGSSIGVSKVTSWDALPDAVSLALESDGKVIVEAELVGDEVEVGVLERPDGTIAASVPAKLNGTEDSAEGFYGFETKYLEEGVTATIPAPYSDELIAQLQDMAVTCFHALDCKSLARVDFFVTDNGPVLNEINTMPGFTAISMYPQVWAATGVDYPQLLDTLIRTALR; encoded by the coding sequence GTGATCCGCATAGCTGTTTTGTACGGTGGCATGTCCACCGAGCACTCGATTTCCTGCATCTCCGCCGACTCGGTTATGTCGCATATGCCCGCCGAGTACGAGGTGGTTCCCATCGGCATCACGCAGGAAGGTGTCTGGGTTGAGGGTGTGGCGAATCCGGCTCAAGGGGCGGAGCTTCCCGTGGTCAAGCCTGGGCGCGAAGTTGCGCTCTCATTGAACCCGCAGCGCAAGGGATTGCTTTACGACGTCACCTCCGGCGAGACCATCACCACCATCGACGCCGTCTTCCCAGTGCTGCACGGCAAATACGGCGAGGACGGCACAGTCCAAGGCATGCTCGAGATGGCAGGGGTGCCGTACGTCGGCCCGGGCGTGCTGGCGTCCGCGTGCGGGATGGACAAGGAGTACACGAAAAAGCTCGTTGCCGCGGCCGGCATCCCGGTCACGCGCGAGGTGATCTTGGACGGCGCGCGCGAGCTGACCGAGGCGGAGCGTTCGCATCTTGGTCTGCCCGTGTTTGTGAAGCCGGCCAACGGCGGGTCTTCTATCGGCGTGTCCAAGGTGACCAGCTGGGATGCGCTGCCGGACGCGGTGTCGCTTGCGCTCGAGTCCGACGGCAAGGTCATCGTGGAGGCCGAGTTGGTTGGCGACGAGGTGGAAGTTGGCGTGCTTGAGCGCCCCGACGGCACCATCGCCGCATCCGTGCCCGCCAAGCTCAACGGCACCGAGGACTCCGCTGAGGGCTTCTACGGCTTTGAGACGAAGTACCTCGAAGAAGGTGTCACCGCCACCATTCCAGCGCCGTACTCCGACGAGCTGATCGCCCAGCTGCAGGACATGGCGGTGACGTGCTTCCACGCGCTGGATTGCAAGTCGCTCGCGCGCGTGGACTTCTTCGTCACCGACAACGGGCCGGTGCTCAACGAGATCAACACCATGCCCGGCTTCACCGCGATTTCCATGTACCCGCAGGTGTGGGCCGCCACGGGCGTGGACTACCCGCAGTTGCTGGACACCCTGATCCGCACCGCGCTGCGCTAG
- a CDS encoding IclR family transcriptional regulator, producing MRQYNEGSGIKVLDRAVTIVAAVANGDKSLAELSDAAELPRATAHRIATALEVHHVLARNERGEWSLGPALPSYTGGPSPRLLAAAAPVLRSLVEATGESAQLYQLTGTTRTCIAAEEPESGLHNVVPVGSHLTLTAGSAARVFAAYAPVDAPFKDAELKQVRDDGFAESVAEREIGLASVSTPVFQPDGALVAVLSISGPAERLKPSPADKWGKELLAARKQLEGEL from the coding sequence GTGAGACAGTATAACGAAGGATCCGGCATTAAAGTGCTCGACCGCGCAGTGACAATCGTGGCCGCGGTAGCCAACGGCGACAAATCGCTCGCAGAGCTCAGCGACGCCGCCGAGCTGCCCCGGGCCACCGCACACCGCATCGCCACGGCACTCGAAGTGCACCATGTGCTCGCCCGCAACGAACGCGGCGAATGGTCGCTTGGGCCCGCGCTGCCCAGCTACACCGGCGGGCCGTCGCCGAGACTGCTCGCAGCCGCGGCCCCGGTGCTTCGCAGCCTCGTCGAGGCCACCGGCGAATCGGCCCAGCTCTACCAGCTCACCGGCACCACACGCACCTGCATCGCCGCCGAGGAACCCGAAAGCGGCCTGCACAACGTAGTCCCTGTCGGCTCTCACCTGACCCTGACCGCGGGCTCCGCCGCCCGCGTGTTCGCCGCCTACGCCCCCGTCGACGCGCCTTTTAAAGACGCGGAACTCAAGCAGGTGCGTGACGACGGCTTCGCCGAATCCGTCGCAGAGCGCGAAATCGGCCTCGCGTCGGTGTCCACGCCGGTGTTCCAACCGGACGGCGCGCTGGTGGCCGTACTGTCTATCTCCGGGCCGGCCGAGCGGCTCAAGCCCTCGCCGGCGGACAAGTGGGGCAAGGAGCTGCTTGCGGCGAGGAAGCAGCTTGAGGGGGAACTGTAG
- a CDS encoding uracil-DNA glycosylase, whose translation MLPVHESWQAPLAPVEDQIHAMGDFLRADGSYLPRGNDILRAFADPFEDVRVLILGQDPYPTPGHPMGLAFSTQPGVAAPRSLVNIYKELQDDLGVSPRKDGDLSSWSNQGILLLNRVLTVRPGAPASHRGKGWEAVTQAAVEALVARDTPLVAILWGRDAQTAARFLGDTPRIESPHPSPLSASRGFFGSRPFSRANQALEKMGAQAVNWAL comes from the coding sequence ATGTTGCCCGTACACGAATCCTGGCAGGCACCCCTGGCGCCGGTGGAAGATCAGATCCACGCCATGGGCGATTTCCTGCGCGCCGACGGCAGCTACCTGCCGCGCGGCAACGACATCCTGCGGGCGTTTGCGGACCCGTTCGAGGATGTGCGCGTGCTCATCCTGGGCCAGGACCCGTACCCGACACCGGGGCATCCGATGGGGCTGGCGTTTTCCACCCAGCCCGGGGTGGCCGCGCCGCGCTCGTTGGTGAACATTTACAAGGAGCTGCAGGACGATCTCGGCGTCTCGCCGCGCAAGGACGGGGACTTGAGCTCGTGGTCGAACCAGGGAATCTTGCTGCTGAACAGGGTGCTCACCGTGCGTCCGGGCGCGCCGGCGTCGCACCGCGGCAAGGGCTGGGAGGCCGTGACACAGGCGGCGGTCGAAGCACTGGTGGCCCGCGACACCCCGCTGGTGGCCATCCTGTGGGGCCGCGACGCGCAGACGGCCGCGAGGTTTTTGGGCGACACCCCACGCATCGAGTCGCCGCACCCGTCGCCGCTGTCCGCCTCCCGCGGGTTCTTCGGCTCGCGTCCGTTCTCGCGGGCGAATCAGGCGCTGGAAAAGATGGGTGCTCAGGCGGTCAACTGGGCACTCTAA
- a CDS encoding DAK2 domain-containing protein → MSASPLSDGARLLAWARRASGELERKRAEINELNVFPVPDGDTGSNMAHTMAAAVEAAAELPDGAGLTEVAEALAVGAVRGARGNSGVVLSQILRGFAQAADNGATEGEMLAVALTNAVGFVDRAIAEPVEGTIITVLRAAADAARPNAHLPLVDVAAAATAGAQDALRLTQTQLPALHEAGVVDAGGAGLVAVLGTLTVEGEGKGSPEDVDRQTSETQGTQGELEVMFSFRGDLDALKSELAGLGDSLIVAPLNDSEATVHIHSRDAGKVIETAFSEGEVSDLRLEVLTSAVPAGAPERLIIAVTPPGSVTSLYAASGAVTVVPGPNVAADMLDAITRSGSNEVIVLPNGQLSSSELAAVENAARAVEQSITILPTVRLVSGIAALSVHDPAQPLATAAFTMSEAAGEMRTALAFRAEKGALTLGGAVAKGDVVVTSRGEHLLIADEPMEAVERACRRLLEHGGEQVSVLFDPSELRADGLEELAGKLGVDVMVYPADGLQACAEIGVE, encoded by the coding sequence ATGTCTGCATCTCCGCTTTCCGACGGCGCACGCCTGCTCGCATGGGCCCGCCGTGCCTCCGGCGAGCTGGAGCGCAAGCGCGCGGAGATCAACGAACTCAATGTTTTCCCAGTTCCGGACGGTGATACCGGCTCCAACATGGCGCACACGATGGCTGCGGCGGTCGAGGCCGCTGCGGAGCTGCCGGACGGCGCGGGCCTGACCGAGGTCGCCGAGGCGCTGGCCGTCGGCGCGGTGCGTGGCGCGCGCGGCAACTCCGGTGTCGTGCTCTCCCAAATCCTGCGCGGGTTCGCCCAGGCCGCCGACAACGGGGCAACAGAAGGGGAGATGCTCGCCGTCGCGCTCACCAACGCCGTCGGGTTTGTGGACCGCGCCATCGCGGAACCGGTCGAGGGCACCATCATCACGGTGCTGCGCGCCGCCGCCGACGCCGCGCGCCCCAACGCGCACCTCCCGCTTGTCGACGTCGCTGCCGCCGCCACCGCCGGCGCCCAAGACGCACTGCGGCTGACGCAGACCCAACTGCCAGCACTGCACGAGGCCGGCGTGGTCGACGCCGGCGGGGCGGGCCTGGTGGCGGTGCTGGGCACGCTGACGGTTGAAGGGGAAGGCAAGGGGTCGCCGGAGGACGTCGATAGGCAGACGTCCGAAACCCAAGGCACCCAGGGCGAACTGGAGGTGATGTTCAGCTTCCGCGGCGACCTTGATGCGCTGAAAAGCGAGCTTGCGGGGCTGGGCGACAGCCTGATTGTCGCGCCGCTGAACGATAGCGAGGCCACGGTGCACATCCACTCCCGCGACGCCGGAAAGGTCATCGAGACTGCCTTTTCCGAAGGTGAGGTGAGTGATCTGCGCTTGGAGGTGCTCACGAGCGCGGTTCCGGCCGGTGCGCCGGAACGGTTGATCATCGCGGTGACCCCGCCAGGGTCCGTGACCAGCCTGTACGCCGCCTCCGGGGCGGTGACCGTGGTGCCGGGGCCGAACGTGGCGGCGGACATGCTCGACGCGATCACGCGCTCAGGCAGCAACGAAGTGATCGTCCTGCCGAACGGACAGCTGAGCAGCAGCGAGCTCGCGGCGGTGGAAAACGCGGCGCGCGCGGTGGAGCAGTCCATCACCATCCTGCCCACGGTGCGGCTGGTCTCCGGCATCGCTGCGCTGTCCGTGCACGACCCGGCGCAGCCGCTGGCCACCGCCGCGTTCACCATGTCCGAAGCCGCCGGCGAGATGCGCACAGCACTGGCCTTCCGCGCCGAGAAGGGCGCGCTCACCCTGGGCGGCGCGGTGGCGAAGGGCGACGTGGTGGTCACCTCACGCGGCGAGCACCTCCTCATCGCCGACGAGCCGATGGAGGCCGTCGAGCGCGCCTGCCGCCGCCTGCTCGAACACGGCGGGGAGCAGGTGAGCGTCCTGTTCGACCCGAGCGAGCTGCGCGCCGACGGGCTGGAGGAGCTCGCGGGCAAACTCGGTGTCGACGTGATGGTTTATCCTGCGGACGGACTGCAAGCCTGCGCGGAGATTGGGGTGGAGTAG